One stretch of Malus domestica chromosome 14, GDT2T_hap1 DNA includes these proteins:
- the LOC103431181 gene encoding peroxidase 41-like, with the protein MSQSMTLPILFLLFLAIPLSESKLSIDYYKKTCPDFESIVRDTVTSKQIASPTTAAGTLRLFFHDCMVEGCDASILISSNYVNTAERDADINQSLSADAFDLVARAKTALELSCPGIVSCSDILTLATRNLVTMVGGPFYKVRLGRKDGQVSKASLVEGNLPRSNQTLDDMIKFFGTKSFTLQEMVALSGAHTIGFAHCKEFADRIFNYNKTTPTDPDMYPNYAQGLKKICADYKTNIAMSAFNDVITPGKFDNMYYQNLKRGLGLLASDHVLVKDPRTRPFVELYSTDQGAFFKAFAHAMEKLSHHGVKTGRKGEVRHRCDAFNSIKA; encoded by the coding sequence ATGTCTCAATCCATGACTCTTCCAatccttttccttctcttccTCGCCATTCCATTATCCGAATCTAAGCTCTCCATCGACTACTACAAAAAAACATGCCCTGACTTCGAAAGCATTGTCCGTGACACTGTGACTTCAAAACAAATCGCCAGTCCCACCACCGCGGCAGGCACTCTTCGTCTCTTCTTCCACGACTGCATGGTCGAAGGCTGCGACGCTTCCATCCTCATCTCCTCCAACTACGTTAACACAGCAGAGCGTGATGCCGACATCAACCAATCCCTCTCGGCAGACGCCTTTGACCTCGTGGCAAGAGCCAAGACCGCCCTCGAGCTATCCTGCCCAGGCATTGTTTCTTGCTCCGACATCCTCACCTTAGCCACACGCAACCTGGTCACGATGGTCGGCGGTCCGTTCTACAAAGTCCGATTGGGACGGAAAGACGGACAGGTTTCCAAAGCTTCACTAGTGGAAGGAAATCTCCCAAGAAGCAACCAAACCCTAGATGACATGATCAAATTCTTCGGTACAAAGAGCTTCACACTCCAAGAAATGGTGGCTTTGTCCGGTGCACACACAATTGGATTCGCTCATTGCAAAGAATTCGCCGACCGGATTTTCAATTACAACAAAACTACACCAACAGATCCTGACATGTACCCAAACTATGCTCAAGGGCTGAAGAAAATTTGTGCAGACTACAAAACGAACATTGCCATGTCTGCCTTCAACGATGTGATCACACCCGGCAAGTTCGATAACATGTATTATCAGAATCTGAAGAGGGGTTTGGGGTTGTTGGCATCGGACCATGTACTTGTTAAGGACCCGAGGACGAGGCCTTTTGTGGAGTTGTACTCGACGGACCAGGGTGCTTTTTTCAAGGCTTTTGCTCATGCTATGGAGAAGCTTAGCCATCATGGAGTTAAGACTGGACGTAAAGGAGAGGTCAGGCACAGGTGTGATGCTTTTAACTCGATTAAAGCTTAA